The nucleotide window CCGATTACCCGGCGGTCGCGACCTTCGTAACTTGCCTGCTATACAGGCTCGGCATATATAGGAACGCAGTATATGGGAGCCTCGAGATGATCGATGCGAACGTGAAACGCGGTAGCGCCGAACTTGCAGTCCTGAGCCTGCTGGAACGCGGCGCGATGCACGGATACGAAATCGCTAAACGCGTGGAGCAGGAAACCGGCGGAGTGCTGAAGTTTGACGTGGCTTCACTCTACCCTTTGCTGTATCGCATGGAGAAGCGCGGCTGGGTAGCGGCTTCTTGGCAGGAGAGCGATGCCGGACGGCGTCGGCGCTGCTACAAGCTGACGCGCGAGGGAAAGAAGCAACTCGTGCCGTTACGCAACCAATGGAGACGCTTCTTTGATGCGCTCGATCGCCTTGGTGGCCTCGCGGATGTTTGCTCAGAAGGTGCGCGATGAGCGAGATCGAGAAGTATGTGCGGAAACAATTGCAAGCTCTCCGTTTGGAACGTGCCGACTACGAAGAGGTAATTGACGAAATAACGAATCACCTGGAAATGTTGGTGGCGGAATATTGCGCCGAAGGTCTCGACAGGTACACAGCACATGAGCGGGCATTCTCGCAGTTCGGC belongs to Terriglobia bacterium and includes:
- a CDS encoding PadR family transcriptional regulator is translated as MIDANVKRGSAELAVLSLLERGAMHGYEIAKRVEQETGGVLKFDVASLYPLLYRMEKRGWVAASWQESDAGRRRRCYKLTREGKKQLVPLRNQWRRFFDALDRLGGLADVCSEGAR